In a genomic window of Patescibacteria group bacterium:
- a CDS encoding winged helix-turn-helix domain-containing protein, whose protein sequence is MLEQLFGSRTRVKLLRLFLTEPEKLFFVREITRTIDERINSVRRELKNLEDMGLVMSHDEDQKKFYQVNSNFILFPELRGLILKAQVILEDKLVSDIKALGNIQYMVLTGFFVGIQDNSTDILLVGKINRDKLTRLMDKFEKFFNRTINYTVMTTKEYKYRRDLTDRFLYDILENKNIVMIDKFSKFQKKDIEEQEIKETK, encoded by the coding sequence ATGCTTGAACAACTATTTGGTTCACGAACCAGAGTGAAATTATTGAGACTTTTTCTAACAGAACCGGAAAAGCTTTTTTTTGTTCGCGAGATAACCAGGACAATTGATGAGCGGATAAACTCCGTCAGAAGAGAGCTGAAGAACCTGGAAGATATGGGTTTGGTAATGTCTCATGATGAAGATCAAAAAAAATTCTACCAGGTTAATTCTAACTTCATTCTATTTCCTGAACTCAGAGGGTTGATTCTGAAAGCTCAGGTAATTCTGGAAGACAAACTGGTATCCGATATTAAAGCGCTGGGCAATATTCAATACATGGTGCTTACCGGTTTTTTTGTCGGCATCCAGGATAATTCAACGGATATTCTTCTGGTCGGCAAGATCAATCGCGATAAACTGACACGGTTAATGGATAAGTTTGAAAAATTCTTTAACCGCACCATAAACTATACTGTGATGACCACTAAGGAATACAAATATCGTCGTGATCTTACGGACCGATTTTTATATGATATTCTGGAAAATAAAAATATTGTCATGATTGATAAGTTCAGTAAATTCCAGAAAAAAGATATTGAAGAACAGGAAATTAAGGAAACCAAATAA